The following coding sequences lie in one Gorilla gorilla gorilla isolate KB3781 chromosome 5, NHGRI_mGorGor1-v2.1_pri, whole genome shotgun sequence genomic window:
- the CLPS gene encoding colipase isoform X3, whose amino-acid sequence MEKILILLLVALSVAYAAPGPRGIIINLTLYGIYYKCPCERGLTCEGDKTIVGSITNTNFGICHDAGRSKQ is encoded by the exons ATGGAGAAGATCCTGATCCTCCTGCTTGTCGCCCTCTCTGTGGCCTATGCAGCTCCTGGCCCCCGGGGGATCATTATCAACCTG ACGCTCTATGGGATTTACTACAAGTGTCCCTGTGAGCGTGGCCTGACCTGTGAGGGAGACAAGACCATCGTGGGCTCCATCACCAACACCAACTTTGGCATCTGCCACGACGCTGGACGCTCCAAGCAGTGA
- the CLPS gene encoding colipase isoform X1, producing the protein MEKILILLLVALSVAYAAPGPRGIIINLENGELCMNSAQCKSNCCQHSSALGLARCTSMASENSECSAKTLYGIYYKCPCERGLTCEGDKTIVGSITNTNFGICHDAGRSKQ; encoded by the exons ATGGAGAAGATCCTGATCCTCCTGCTTGTCGCCCTCTCTGTGGCCTATGCAGCTCCTGGCCCCCGGGGGATCATTATCAACCTG GAGAACGGTGAGCTCTGCATGAATAGTGCCCAGTGTAAGAGCAATTGCTGCCAGCATTCGAGTGCGCTGGGCCTGGCCCGCTGCACATCCATGGCCAGCGAGAACAGCGAGTGCTCTGCCAAG ACGCTCTATGGGATTTACTACAAGTGTCCCTGTGAGCGTGGCCTGACCTGTGAGGGAGACAAGACCATCGTGGGCTCCATCACCAACACCAACTTTGGCATCTGCCACGACGCTGGACGCTCCAAGCAGTGA
- the CLPS gene encoding colipase isoform X2, whose protein sequence is MILLPQPPKKLGLQENGELCMNSAQCKSNCCQHSSALGLARCTSMASENSECSAKTLYGIYYKCPCERGLTCEGDKTIVGSITNTNFGICHDAGRSKQ, encoded by the exons atgattctcctgcctcagcctcccaagaagctgggattacag GAGAACGGTGAGCTCTGCATGAATAGTGCCCAGTGTAAGAGCAATTGCTGCCAGCATTCGAGTGCGCTGGGCCTGGCCCGCTGCACATCCATGGCCAGCGAGAACAGCGAGTGCTCTGCCAAG ACGCTCTATGGGATTTACTACAAGTGTCCCTGTGAGCGTGGCCTGACCTGTGAGGGAGACAAGACCATCGTGGGCTCCATCACCAACACCAACTTTGGCATCTGCCACGACGCTGGACGCTCCAAGCAGTGA
- the LHFPL5 gene encoding LHFPL tetraspan subfamily member 5 protein — protein MVKLLPAQEAAKIYHTNYVRNSRAVGVMWGTLTICFSVLVMALFIQPYWIGDSVNTPQAGYFGLFSYCVGNVLSSELICKGGPLDFSSIPSRAFKTAMFFVALGMFLIIGSIICFSLFFICNTATVYKICAWMQLAAATGLMIGCLVYPDGWDSSEVRRMCGEQTGKYTLGHCTIRWAFMLAILSIGDALILSFLAFVLGYRQDKLLPDDYKADGTEEV, from the exons ATGGTGAAATTGCTGCCGGCCCAGGAGGCAGCCAAGATCTACCATACCAACTATGTGCGGAACTCGCGAGCCGTGGGCGTGATGTGGGGTACCCTCACCATCTGCTTCTCCGTACTGGTCATGGCCCTCTTCATCCAGCCCTACTGGATCGGCGACAGCGTCAACACACCGCAGGCAGGCTACTTCGGCCTTTTCTCCTACTGCGTGGGTAACGTGCTGTCCTCCGAGCTCATCTGCAAGGGCGGCCCCCTAGACTTCTCCTCCATCCCCTCTAGAGCCTTCAAGACTGCCATGTTCTTTGTGGCCTTGGGCATGTTCCTCATCATTGGCTCCATCATCTGCTTCAGCCTGTTCTTCATCTGCAACACGGCCACAGTCTATAAGATCTGTGCATGGATGCAGCTGGCTGCGG CCACAGGCCTAATGATTGGCTGCCTGGTCTACCCTGACGGTTGGGACTCAAGTGAGGTGCGGCGCATGTGTGGGGAGCAGACGGGCAAGTACACGCTGGGCCACTGCACCATCCGCTGGGCCTTCATGCTGGCCATCCTCAGCATTGGTGATGCCCTCATCCTCTCCTTCCTGGCCTTCGTGTTGGGCTACCGGCAGGACAAGCTCCTCCCTGATGACTACAAGGCAGATGGAACCG AGGAGGTGTGA